One stretch of Acidimicrobiia bacterium DNA includes these proteins:
- the serC gene encoding phosphoserine transaminase yields the protein MSTQIVIPQHLLPGDGRFGSGPTKVRREALDALVAAGPAYLGTSHRRPAVRDVVGRVRAGLNSLYGLPDGYEVVLGLGGATAFWDAAAFGLIEKRSEHLVFGEFSAKFAASVAMAPHLETPRIVESEPGTHPEVMTDGSVDAYAFTHNETTTGVVMPIVRPAADGIVLVDATSAAGAVPVDPAQFDAYYFSLQKAFGSEGGLWISLMSPAALERVETISGSGRYVPPFLDLKQAVDNSRKDQTLNTPALTTLFLMADQLAWMDERGGLAWAVGRAEENAAAVYGWAESVPYATPFVSSVPARSPVTATIDFTGVDALEVASVLRANGVLDVEPYRKLGRNQLRIGMWPAIPLDDIESLIASIEFVVAAVST from the coding sequence ATGTCGACACAAATCGTGATACCCCAGCACCTCTTGCCGGGAGATGGTCGGTTCGGGTCCGGTCCGACCAAGGTGCGGCGAGAGGCACTCGATGCGCTGGTGGCCGCGGGTCCGGCCTACCTCGGCACCAGTCACCGCCGCCCCGCCGTCAGAGATGTCGTCGGTCGTGTCCGCGCCGGGCTCAACTCCCTGTACGGCCTACCCGATGGATACGAAGTGGTGCTCGGCCTCGGCGGAGCAACTGCCTTCTGGGATGCGGCGGCGTTCGGGTTGATCGAGAAGCGGAGCGAACATCTCGTGTTCGGAGAGTTCTCCGCCAAGTTTGCAGCCTCGGTCGCCATGGCTCCTCACCTCGAGACTCCCCGGATCGTTGAGTCGGAGCCCGGTACGCATCCTGAGGTGATGACCGACGGCTCTGTTGATGCCTACGCCTTCACCCACAATGAAACAACCACCGGAGTCGTGATGCCGATCGTTCGGCCGGCCGCGGATGGCATTGTGCTGGTAGATGCGACTTCAGCGGCGGGGGCGGTTCCGGTTGACCCAGCCCAATTCGATGCGTACTACTTCTCACTGCAGAAGGCCTTCGGCTCCGAGGGGGGGCTGTGGATCTCGCTGATGTCGCCCGCCGCGCTCGAGCGCGTCGAGACAATCTCCGGAAGCGGGCGCTATGTGCCGCCGTTCCTGGATCTCAAGCAAGCAGTCGACAACTCCCGCAAGGATCAAACACTGAATACACCGGCCCTGACGACGCTCTTCCTCATGGCGGATCAGTTGGCGTGGATGGATGAGCGCGGCGGCCTCGCCTGGGCGGTCGGGCGGGCGGAAGAGAACGCGGCTGCGGTGTACGGATGGGCCGAGTCGGTTCCCTACGCCACGCCGTTCGTTTCCTCAGTTCCGGCCCGGTCGCCGGTGACTGCCACGATCGACTTCACCGGCGTCGATGCCCTGGAAGTTGCTTCTGTGCTTCGGGCGAACGGCGTTCTCGATGTCGAGCCGTATCGGAAGTTGGGCCGGAATCAGCTCAGAATCGGGATGTGGCCTGCGATCCCTCTCGATGATATCGAGTCGCTCATTGCGTCAATCGAATTCGTCGTCGCCGCCGTGAGCACCTGA
- a CDS encoding DUF4190 domain-containing protein has translation MSDQTDRSDWATAAGYLGLLSVLIIPAPLAVAAGIAGLRDIRRARQRTGRSLGGRGRAVFGIAVGSIFTVVLAWGIVALALG, from the coding sequence ATGTCCGACCAAACCGACCGGTCCGACTGGGCGACGGCCGCCGGTTATCTAGGTTTGCTGAGTGTGCTCATCATCCCGGCGCCGCTGGCGGTGGCGGCCGGCATCGCCGGCCTGAGAGACATACGGCGAGCTCGCCAGCGAACTGGTAGGAGTCTCGGCGGACGCGGCCGGGCGGTCTTCGGGATCGCGGTGGGTTCGATCTTCACGGTGGTTCTGGCGTGGGGAATCGTGGCCCTGGCTCTGGGATGA
- the pruA gene encoding L-glutamate gamma-semialdehyde dehydrogenase, with the protein MFEPFANEPYSDFTVEENAAAYRQAIEGVRARLGRHYPLIVGGIGVDTEDRIESVNPARPSELVGTVASATSEIAEQAIAAAWEAFPAWSAMSAEARARTVVKLAAILRRRKYELSAWQTFEASKNYLEAEADVAEAIDFCDYYARQAVAIAEPLPVLSFPNEDNESHLVPLGVGVVIPPWNFPLAILAGMTIGPVAAGNTVVVKPASTTPVIAAQFMAAVEEAGFPPGVINFLPGPGSRVGDTLVDHPRTRFINFTGSKEIGLRIAERSAKVNPGQRWLKRAYMEMGGKDAQVVDETADLEAAARAAVAGAFGFQGQKCSACSRLIVVDDVYDELLDKVVGYASELVVGPAVDNRQVTAVISAAQHRTILDEIEKGKQEAKLVLGGSAIDLDGGYYIEPTIFAEVEPNGRLAQFEIFGPVLSVIRARDFEHAVEIANGTEYGLTGGVFTKRRDRVEYARRTFHVGNLYINRKITGALVGVQPFGGFNMSGSNAKAGGPGYLRLFTEMKSVTERW; encoded by the coding sequence GTGTTTGAACCGTTCGCCAATGAGCCTTACAGCGATTTCACCGTCGAGGAGAATGCCGCCGCCTATCGCCAAGCCATTGAGGGAGTGCGCGCCCGGCTGGGACGCCACTATCCGTTGATCGTCGGCGGCATCGGCGTCGACACCGAAGATCGTATCGAGAGCGTCAATCCGGCGAGGCCATCCGAACTCGTCGGGACTGTTGCGTCGGCTACCTCCGAAATCGCCGAACAGGCGATCGCGGCTGCGTGGGAGGCATTCCCGGCTTGGTCGGCGATGTCCGCAGAGGCTCGGGCCAGAACGGTCGTGAAGCTGGCTGCGATTCTCCGGCGGCGCAAGTACGAGCTGTCTGCCTGGCAGACCTTCGAAGCCTCGAAGAACTACCTCGAAGCCGAGGCAGACGTCGCAGAGGCGATCGACTTCTGTGACTACTACGCGCGGCAGGCCGTCGCCATAGCCGAACCCCTGCCGGTGCTGTCGTTTCCGAACGAAGACAACGAATCACATCTGGTTCCCCTCGGTGTCGGCGTGGTGATTCCGCCCTGGAACTTTCCGCTGGCGATCCTGGCCGGCATGACCATCGGGCCCGTGGCGGCCGGCAACACGGTTGTCGTCAAACCCGCCTCCACGACGCCGGTCATCGCCGCGCAATTCATGGCTGCCGTCGAAGAAGCAGGCTTCCCACCCGGAGTCATCAACTTCCTGCCAGGACCGGGCAGTCGGGTGGGTGACACGCTGGTCGACCATCCCCGTACCCGCTTCATCAACTTCACCGGCTCGAAGGAAATCGGGCTGCGGATCGCCGAACGTTCCGCCAAGGTCAATCCCGGGCAGCGTTGGCTGAAGCGTGCCTATATGGAGATGGGAGGCAAAGACGCACAGGTCGTTGACGAGACGGCCGATCTCGAGGCGGCGGCCAGAGCGGCGGTGGCCGGCGCGTTCGGGTTCCAGGGACAGAAGTGCTCCGCATGTTCGCGGCTCATCGTGGTCGACGACGTGTACGACGAGCTTCTCGACAAGGTGGTCGGGTACGCCTCCGAGCTGGTGGTCGGTCCGGCGGTCGACAACCGGCAGGTCACTGCGGTGATCAGCGCCGCCCAACATCGGACCATTCTCGATGAGATCGAAAAAGGCAAGCAGGAAGCGAAACTCGTGCTCGGGGGGTCGGCCATCGACCTGGATGGCGGCTACTACATCGAACCCACGATCTTCGCCGAGGTCGAGCCGAACGGTCGCCTTGCACAGTTCGAGATCTTCGGCCCGGTGCTCTCAGTCATACGCGCTCGCGATTTCGAGCATGCCGTTGAGATCGCCAACGGGACCGAGTACGGATTGACGGGCGGAGTGTTCACGAAACGGCGCGACCGGGTGGAGTATGCCCGCCGGACCTTCCACGTGGGCAATCTCTACATCAATCGAAAGATCACGGGCGCCCTCGTAGGGGTGCAGCCGTTCGGCGGGTTCAACATGTCCGGGTCGAATGCCAAGGCGGGGGGTCCCGGATACCTGCGCCTCTTCACGGAGATGAAATCGGTCACCGAACGCTGGTGA
- a CDS encoding N-acetylmuramoyl-L-alanine amidase: MRPAATLAVAAALVLAACSGSAVQSTVPMSTTIEVVTSTTIARSASSTSTTFAPSPPVPDQPAPDPLPPAPDQVPATGSTGVAVVAAGGATLTGAPAGEFLVRAREGLVMAVEGREGDWFRLLTPCDTEAWVEGGEIRFVPREAGTAGSIEGAVIVLDPGHGGPNRGATGPTGLAEPEVNLDIARRARDLLQSSHDVDWVTGAVLPGDEYGPAAAVWLTRTEGPPGADYEVGLTFRARLASAAGADALISIHNNADPDGPYDGPGSEAFYSIQDPESRRLAGLVVEEFRHGFSRFDVDWVGDTDAGAKYRLNSAGDDYYGVVRLSGVPVVIAEGAFISSTQEEDLLRTATFRQAYAEAVYRAVIRFVSTDDPGSGFSEPYPRTIPAGSGAPMPSCQVPVQP, encoded by the coding sequence GTGAGACCGGCCGCGACCCTCGCCGTTGCCGCCGCGCTGGTGCTGGCCGCTTGTAGCGGCTCAGCCGTTCAATCGACGGTTCCGATGTCAACGACGATTGAGGTCGTCACGTCGACAACGATTGCGCGGTCGGCATCTTCGACTTCGACGACCTTCGCTCCGTCCCCGCCCGTTCCTGATCAACCGGCACCCGATCCCCTTCCTCCTGCCCCGGACCAGGTTCCGGCGACAGGTTCGACCGGAGTGGCGGTGGTGGCGGCGGGCGGCGCAACCTTGACCGGCGCCCCGGCGGGTGAGTTCCTGGTGCGGGCCAGGGAGGGACTGGTCATGGCCGTAGAAGGGCGGGAGGGCGACTGGTTTCGACTGCTGACGCCATGCGACACCGAGGCATGGGTCGAGGGGGGCGAGATCCGCTTTGTGCCTCGAGAGGCAGGCACCGCCGGCTCGATCGAAGGTGCCGTCATCGTCCTCGACCCCGGCCACGGTGGTCCGAACAGAGGAGCAACGGGCCCCACCGGCCTGGCCGAACCCGAGGTCAATCTCGATATTGCCCGGCGCGCCCGTGATCTTCTGCAGAGCAGCCACGATGTCGACTGGGTTACCGGGGCGGTCCTCCCCGGTGATGAGTACGGGCCGGCGGCGGCCGTCTGGCTGACCCGCACGGAAGGCCCCCCAGGTGCCGACTACGAGGTCGGGCTTACGTTCAGGGCTCGACTAGCGAGTGCGGCCGGAGCGGACGCTTTGATCTCAATCCACAACAACGCCGATCCAGATGGTCCCTACGACGGCCCCGGCAGCGAGGCGTTCTACTCCATCCAGGACCCGGAATCGCGGCGGCTGGCCGGGCTCGTCGTAGAAGAGTTCAGGCACGGGTTCTCGAGGTTTGATGTGGACTGGGTGGGGGACACCGATGCCGGAGCCAAATACCGGTTGAACAGTGCAGGCGACGACTACTACGGCGTTGTCAGGTTGTCGGGCGTGCCGGTCGTCATCGCAGAGGGTGCGTTCATCAGCAGTACTCAAGAAGAGGATCTCCTGAGAACGGCGACCTTCCGTCAGGCCTATGCCGAGGCCGTGTATCGCGCCGTCATCCGGTTCGTTTCGACAGATGATCCGGGGTCGGGATTCAGCGAGCCATACCCGCGTACCATTCCGGCCGGAAGCGGAGCACCTATGCCATCCTGCCAGGTGCCGGTCCAACCGTAA
- a CDS encoding YtxH domain-containing protein gives MSFMDTLKGLFGKAKETAGDLSEKAAPMVDKAKESAGDAFDKAKDFAEEVKDKVEDKIDDMRGEGDDTVAKATEAAEGATASAETKVDEVKDQLDG, from the coding sequence ATGAGCTTCATGGACACCCTCAAGGGTTTGTTCGGCAAGGCCAAAGAGACGGCCGGCGATCTCAGCGAGAAAGCTGCTCCGATGGTCGACAAGGCCAAAGAATCGGCCGGAGACGCATTTGATAAGGCGAAGGACTTCGCGGAGGAAGTGAAGGACAAGGTCGAGGACAAGATCGACGACATGCGCGGCGAGGGCGACGACACCGTTGCGAAGGCAACCGAGGCCGCTGAAGGCGCAACCGCATCGGCCGAAACCAAGGTCGATGAGGTGAAGGATCAACTCGACGGCTAA
- a CDS encoding lamin tail domain-containing protein, which produces MRRLLLLPLVFLVAACADLAGNDPGPPAAGQAGVVVHVGDGDSLVVEVDGIEEKVRLIGINAPELDECFGVESKARLESLVFDRPVVLVADVETEDQYGRMLRYVYLDGSLINEDLVAGGFAMARSYEPNTSRQGDFDAAEDLARETGRGMWANSTCAVHSDLQIDFVQADAPGPDDENLNGEWVEITNGGLETQLLTGWSLRDAESVHRFTFPVGTSLEPGDSLRISTGCGTDERRLLHWCSGGPVWNNGGDVAFLLDPDGRIADRYKY; this is translated from the coding sequence TCCGCCTGCGGCCGGGCAAGCCGGGGTGGTCGTCCACGTCGGCGACGGTGACAGCCTGGTTGTAGAGGTCGACGGTATCGAGGAGAAGGTCCGCCTCATCGGCATCAATGCTCCAGAGCTCGACGAGTGTTTCGGCGTGGAATCGAAGGCCAGGCTCGAATCCCTGGTGTTCGATCGGCCGGTGGTGCTGGTCGCCGACGTCGAGACCGAGGATCAATACGGACGCATGCTCCGCTACGTGTACCTCGATGGCTCACTGATCAACGAGGATCTGGTTGCCGGGGGGTTCGCCATGGCTCGGTCGTATGAGCCGAATACCTCCCGACAGGGGGATTTCGATGCCGCGGAGGACCTCGCTCGGGAGACCGGACGGGGCATGTGGGCAAACAGCACGTGCGCAGTTCACAGTGATCTCCAGATCGACTTCGTACAAGCCGACGCGCCGGGTCCGGATGATGAGAACTTGAACGGCGAATGGGTAGAGATCACGAACGGCGGGCTCGAAACGCAGTTGCTGACGGGTTGGTCGCTGAGGGATGCTGAGTCGGTTCACCGCTTCACCTTCCCGGTCGGGACGTCACTCGAGCCGGGAGATTCCCTGCGAATCTCGACCGGGTGCGGTACGGACGAAAGGCGTCTGCTGCACTGGTGCTCTGGCGGCCCGGTGTGGAACAACGGTGGAGACGTCGCCTTCTTGCTCGATCCGGACGGCAGAATCGCCGACCGGTACAAATACTGA